The bacterium genome has a window encoding:
- a CDS encoding HU family DNA-binding protein, producing the protein MTKDEFVAKVAGQTEMSKAQINKTLKATLDTITETLKKGDKISFVGFGTFSISKRAKRTGRNPLTGAKLTIPATKVAKFKAGKNLKNAVK; encoded by the coding sequence TTCGTAGCCAAGGTAGCTGGCCAAACCGAAATGAGCAAAGCTCAGATTAACAAAACTCTCAAAGCCACCCTCGATACGATAACCGAAACCCTTAAGAAGGGTGATAAGATCAGTTTCGTGGGCTTTGGAACTTTTTCCATCAGCAAGAGAGCTAAGAGAACTGGTCGCAATCCGCTCACGGGTGCCAAATTAACGATTCCCGCGACTAAGGTTGCTAAGTTTAAGGCCGGTAAGAACCTTAAGAACGCCGTTAAGTAA